In Saimiri boliviensis isolate mSaiBol1 chromosome 12, mSaiBol1.pri, whole genome shotgun sequence, one genomic interval encodes:
- the NOXO1 gene encoding NADPH oxidase organizer 1 isoform X2, which translates to MAAPRYPVSVRGTALVQIKRLQTFAFSVHWSDGSDTFVRRSWGEFRQLKTLKETFPVEAGLLRKSDRILPKLLDAPLLARGGRTSRGLARLQLLETFSQRLLATAERVARSPVITGFFTPQPLDLEPALPPGSRVILPTPVEPPLSHAADRLSIHSLEAQSLRCLQSFCTQDTRDQPFQVQAQESLDVLLRHPSGWWLVENQDQQTAWFPAPYLEEVASGQGQEGDPSLGSSGPQFCASRAYEGSRADELSVPAGVRVHVLKTSDRGWWLCRYGDRSGLLPAVVLRPEGLSALLSGTRLRGGDNSADELSPEPSQATAPAPTVPARPSPGAIQSRCCTITRRALERHPGRQDPSGGFVDPVPHATTER; encoded by the exons ATGGCAGCTCCCCGATACCCGGTTTCAGTTCGAGGGACAGCTCTGGTGCAGATCAAGAGGCTCCAG ACGTTTGCCTTCTCCGTGCACTGGTCAGATGGCAGCGACACCTTTGTGCGCAGGAGCTGGGGGGAATTCAGGCAGCTCAAG ACTCTCAAGGAGACCTTTCCGGTGGAGGCGGGCCTGCTGCGGAAATCCGACCGCATTCTCCCAAAGCTTCTCG ATGCACCGCTATTGGCACGTGGGGGGCGCACGAGCCGCGGCCTGGCACGCCTGCAGCTGCTGGAAACCTTTTCTCAGAGGCTGCTGGCAACCGCAGAGCGTGTGGCTCGGAGCCCGGTGATCACAGGCTTCTTCACACCGCAACCCCTGGACCTGGAGCCCGCGCTGCCACCCGGCAG CCGGGTGATCCTGCCCACCCCGGTGGAGCCACCTCTCTCCCATGCTGCCGATCGCCTCTCCATCCACAGTCTGGAGGCTCAAAGCCTGCGCTGCCTGCAGTCCTTCTGCACTCAGGACACACGGGACCAGCCTTTCCAGGTGCAGGCCCAGGAGAGCCTGGATGTGCTCCTGCGGCACCCCTCCG GCTGGTGGCTGGTGGAGAACCAGGACCAGCAGACAGCTTGGTTTCCAGCACCCTACCTGGAGGAGGTGGCTTCGGGCCAGGGCCAGGAAGGAGACCCGTCCCTAGGGAGCAGCG GTCCCCAGTTCTGTGCTTCCCGCGCCTACGAGGGCAGCCGTGCGGATGAGCTGTCTGTGCCCGCAGGCGTGCGCGTGCACGTGCTGAAAACGTCAGATCGCGGCTGGTGGCTCTGCAG GTACGGCGACCGGTCGGGCCTCCTCCCTGCGGTGGTGCTGCGGCCTGAAGGGCTGAGCGCCCTCCTGAGTGGGACGAGGTTGCGCGGAGGAGACAACTCAGCAGATGAGTTGTCCCCCGAACCCTCCCAGGccactgcccctgcccccaccgtCCCCGCCCGACCTTCGCCGGGCGCCATCCAGAGCCGCTGCTGCACCATCACCCGCAGGGCCCTGGAGCGGCACCCAGGGCGCCAGGACCCCTCTGGAGGGTTCGTGGACCCTGTGCCGCACGCTACAACAGAGCGGTGA
- the NOXO1 gene encoding NADPH oxidase organizer 1 isoform X1 — MAAPRYPVSVRGTALVQIKRLQTFAFSVHWSDGSDTFVRRSWGEFRQLKKTLKETFPVEAGLLRKSDRILPKLLDAPLLARGGRTSRGLARLQLLETFSQRLLATAERVARSPVITGFFTPQPLDLEPALPPGSRVILPTPVEPPLSHAADRLSIHSLEAQSLRCLQSFCTQDTRDQPFQVQAQESLDVLLRHPSGWWLVENQDQQTAWFPAPYLEEVASGQGQEGDPSLGSSGPQFCASRAYEGSRADELSVPAGVRVHVLKTSDRGWWLCRYGDRSGLLPAVVLRPEGLSALLSGTRLRGGDNSADELSPEPSQATAPAPTVPARPSPGAIQSRCCTITRRALERHPGRQDPSGGFVDPVPHATTER, encoded by the exons ATGGCAGCTCCCCGATACCCGGTTTCAGTTCGAGGGACAGCTCTGGTGCAGATCAAGAGGCTCCAG ACGTTTGCCTTCTCCGTGCACTGGTCAGATGGCAGCGACACCTTTGTGCGCAGGAGCTGGGGGGAATTCAGGCAGCTCAAG AAGACTCTCAAGGAGACCTTTCCGGTGGAGGCGGGCCTGCTGCGGAAATCCGACCGCATTCTCCCAAAGCTTCTCG ATGCACCGCTATTGGCACGTGGGGGGCGCACGAGCCGCGGCCTGGCACGCCTGCAGCTGCTGGAAACCTTTTCTCAGAGGCTGCTGGCAACCGCAGAGCGTGTGGCTCGGAGCCCGGTGATCACAGGCTTCTTCACACCGCAACCCCTGGACCTGGAGCCCGCGCTGCCACCCGGCAG CCGGGTGATCCTGCCCACCCCGGTGGAGCCACCTCTCTCCCATGCTGCCGATCGCCTCTCCATCCACAGTCTGGAGGCTCAAAGCCTGCGCTGCCTGCAGTCCTTCTGCACTCAGGACACACGGGACCAGCCTTTCCAGGTGCAGGCCCAGGAGAGCCTGGATGTGCTCCTGCGGCACCCCTCCG GCTGGTGGCTGGTGGAGAACCAGGACCAGCAGACAGCTTGGTTTCCAGCACCCTACCTGGAGGAGGTGGCTTCGGGCCAGGGCCAGGAAGGAGACCCGTCCCTAGGGAGCAGCG GTCCCCAGTTCTGTGCTTCCCGCGCCTACGAGGGCAGCCGTGCGGATGAGCTGTCTGTGCCCGCAGGCGTGCGCGTGCACGTGCTGAAAACGTCAGATCGCGGCTGGTGGCTCTGCAG GTACGGCGACCGGTCGGGCCTCCTCCCTGCGGTGGTGCTGCGGCCTGAAGGGCTGAGCGCCCTCCTGAGTGGGACGAGGTTGCGCGGAGGAGACAACTCAGCAGATGAGTTGTCCCCCGAACCCTCCCAGGccactgcccctgcccccaccgtCCCCGCCCGACCTTCGCCGGGCGCCATCCAGAGCCGCTGCTGCACCATCACCCGCAGGGCCCTGGAGCGGCACCCAGGGCGCCAGGACCCCTCTGGAGGGTTCGTGGACCCTGTGCCGCACGCTACAACAGAGCGGTGA